From Anopheles arabiensis isolate DONGOLA chromosome 3, AaraD3, whole genome shotgun sequence, a single genomic window includes:
- the LOC120900723 gene encoding serine/threonine-protein kinase ATR isoform X2: protein MNDFKKGCPEAITTFYDAFQNVTAQGKQYFCEKIEIKSMARCRLIRLHCLHTLSEAISLLTNQQDVESIKVVKEITCSVLKTLSVGNIEEKRISIIFFQNYFKHVVQERSGSYPLYNMFNMINLLVVLLMGYDTWHSAMLMNRREVEYFVDTSTELFSTHQSAHQSWPVVPRKWVDKILTELLCTILQPEQKVTNLEKRHQDKLNQTLMALLQKLKPELMHTGYVSESINWFGASMKLDDHLVTQIVKQINNARYNSVNKKQPISVHLESAVWAIFLVNINKNSKLLKRALNMANKMDFKLHVQVPFCSEGDTELKNQQFFFFESKLWLLQVPPLVELFGSRQMDLINAVVSVILVNDCLLLNQHQQRNLFQILFAPFEANNWNGDVNQRYSWDTQMDNELCQHALEQLCKLRTNNLHSEVISCCIKKKLTSLLTFIAKTEHGNAIKQTLVHSFQQLILSSKINLFDLFENVLVPLLSTINGDAALADIVGVFSLFCCLRSDCIASFRVFQISETKRSFQCRECNNRTVSTTHVEDYYIKTSSEQLMAQGKSINIDSHLRAFLLKISHTNEETTLLAMTNFLPCALKHLPLFMIDGEIESCWIRLFGSNTSKVGQQLTEHIYAILQILSACLVNKPGRYENLITSMMEQLLSASRMCIMTKTTYAEQIIVVRMVAEFGNANSHIALRWKLINVKETLFHCVRIMIYLLMHPESHVTHEASIFITEMCARQDISPNKVLSWYRHDIIKLMMSIAVSNYILAGITLHQSISIVSYTFESRDPVDFVGKHYKTIMAMLLPWCLRSSKCEYLLREIAVIVRKDLVALLSTSFLTIYTYLFISESVEVTNKSIEYIMRITGNSFFHLLHSDIKRTVSEVLIYYHINPECVMHAFRSLLSKDSDNDEVSTTRIAEYIAERFLGVLANLEATLVNPDGEKFLKRLALLSLGDIIRLLGGEHITPFRFKVIAVLRTALALPEGLALAKHCVNTWRIFVCTVDVRQLGSLLSTIFVTLEPLIDTYNEDIGYIFRYLVIENNSLLGNSLCDLFFIEDTNVAENIKKIVASRIPKYYDEIGSDQFVTRLEELIRHSNHENLKVRAYAFSYLCRLCEHGRAELNEAILGQHQSISLTIIATMVETLTRGLSEQDVILQQRAAECLGELGALAPSHLPPNYAPTGIGFALSIHSDCFAIIALRELCRAYQRQKDSKFVDSFSLAIQEILNERGVSPEADKKREIWETIPERLRPIMEPLLTSCYTTVSRASQTAVAHPVFNNVGSSHEWCYQWACQMIENITVNSTRNLLRAFKPSLRCDRGALMLMLPYVLLHSLLLCEGNDKRQFIVEELHAVFNGAIAYCESFSTIPAANRANDKVDIETASANGLIVCMTQERHDTSGKELALQCAKYAFGLFDFLERWKRQYLKDVTTKDKDLHNYQHNFVVVSTFLNNFDSNLLAQVNFKCHEYARALQYVEHSLNGEDKSIKLQKKLSFLCELYSHLGDTDSVEGVIALKATEPTLHELILYHNATGRLQEAVACYERLLQLTNIEEQYPSLNFLNSMIECYLRLDQPETALLLAESLLVRFHDTALQKTLLDIQAEPLYRLGRFEELEELLLQRRADQLSGAIDGESRHWGVICGSLIIEFRQPDYARFCSEIQRARMYVFQGSCSKRSSSRSLDEQLGTYENRYDQVLKLHIIQEFAKCGHIMHTLRTLQKGQRNDELITASTVIVDLQKLVTNMNARLEVLQPNAATIEPILSLRRILLKEMRRTIDEINWEKIDDDENVNRLRHLVDQTIGQLWMKSTELASRANMYQQALLYILHAESYRPPDLFIKNAKLLWDRRDITGALKVLERGLNEILSDVPVSSVDNNHIKTTPKEIRLIQAEGKRLMATYNAEASNISATLNRRYFKEAVDMNPESEVALVQLAQYVDKLYSSCPAVEQNSANCWEMLFEVMKCYGKSMMYGSNYIYQSMPRVLSIWLDSTANTIPKSSEGTSTSFNMARKIAQSMNKLASKFKDTLSPYFFFTAFSQLISRVAHPSQETFIILKAIIVKLLLYYPQQTLWMILSVYKSSYTIRVRRCVEIFNDRQLLQVENMQKLIKDFNGLAERLIELTNKEIPGNPGGIRHSKLANVTVSILVKALPKLLADKNFSNILIPIERCIQLVLNKNTGMNFQPYPTNAIYIAGISEEVTVLHSLQKPRKISLRGHNGKLYTMMMKPKDDLRKDFRLMEFNAVVKQYLSQDPDAKFRRLHIRTYAVLPLNEECGIIEWISNLNTFRGIVCTYYKQRGLGMTAKELRNFNYERTEPLAKKRHAFETILVPRHPPLFSEWFRDCFPNPHNWFQARSSYIKTTAVISMVGYILGLGDRHGENILFDSTNGDTVHVDFNCLFNRGETFTVPELVPFRLTHNMVDAMGPLGVEGLYRRCCEIVLRILQTHASTFMSVLKPFVYDPMVSWSKITFAQGESSQRDSYLERTDPQAMHNVLNIEERLKGYVKVNGKLSHNPLSIEGQVNHLIKEATDIDNLAQMYIGWSGYT, encoded by the exons atgaatgattttaaaaaAGGGTGCCCGGAAGCAATTACTACTTTTTATGATGCATTTCAGAACGTCACAGCACAAGGCAAGCAGtatttttgtgaaaaaattgaaattaagtCCATGGCACGTTGCCGATTGATTCGTTTGCATTGCCTCCATACCTTAAGCGAAGCCATTTCATTGTTGACAAATCAACAAGATGTCGAATCCATCAAAGTTGTAAAAGAAATAACCTGCTCAGTTCTGAAAACATTATCAGTGGGCAACATCGAGGAGAAAAgaatttctattatttttttccaaaactatttcaaacatGTTGTCCAGGAGCGTAGTGGCAGTTATCCTTTATATAATATGTTCAACATGATAAATCTACTTGTTGTTTTGCTAATGGGATATGATACGTGGCATTCGGCGATGCTTATGAATCGGCGAGAAGTAGAATATTTTGTGGATACATCAACGGAACTATTCAGTACACATCAGAGTGCCCATCAGTCTTGGCCAGTAGTTCCAAGAAAATGGGTTGATAAAATATTAACAGAGCTACTATGTACAATTTTGCAACCAGAACAGAAAGTAACGAATCTCGAAAAGCGACACCAAGATAAATTGAATCAGACATTAATGGCACTCTTGCAGAAGCTGAAACCCGAACTAATGCATACTGGTTATGTTTCCGAATCCATCAACTGGTTTGGAGCAAGTATGAAGCTTGATGATCATTTAGTAACTCAAATTGTCAAACAGATAAATAATGCGCGATACAATTCAGTCAATAAAAAACAGCCGATATCAGTGCACTTGGAGAGCGCAGTTTGGGCCATATTTCtagtaaacataaacaaaaacagcaagtTACTAAAACGCGCCTTAAATATGGCAAACaaaatggattttaaattACATGTGCAGGTGCCATTTTGCAGCGAAGGAGATACTGaattaaaaaatcaacaattcttttttttcgaatcGAAATTATGGCTCCTCCAAGTACCGCCACTGGTTGAATTGTTCGGCTCAAGGCAAATGGATTTAATAAACGCGGTCGTTAGTGTCATTCTTGTTAACGATTGTTTGCTTCTGAATCAACATCAGCAGCGCAACCTCTTCCAAATTCTGTTTGCGCCTTTTGAGGCGAACAACTGGAATGGTGATGTAAACCAACGATATTCCTGGGATACGCAAATGGATAATGAACTTTGTCAACACGCATTAGAACAATTGTGCAAATTAAGAACTAACAATCTGCACTCCGAAGTAATAAGCTgctgtattaaaaaaaagttaacgtCACTATTAACTTTCATTGCTAAAACTGAACATGGTAACGCTATTAAACAAACACTCGTACACTCTTTCCAACAGTTGATATTGTcatcaaaaatcaatttatttgatttgtttgaaaacgTCCTTGTGCCACTGCTGTCAACCATTAATGGTGATGCAGCACTGGCTGATATAGTTGGAGTGTTTAGTTTGTTCTGCTGCCTTCGTTCGGATTGCATAGCCAGTTTTCGTGTATTCCAGATTTCGGAAACAAAACGTAGTTTTCAATGCCGGGAATGTAATAACCGAACGGTTTCTACAACGCATGTGGAAGATTACTACATAAAAACATCTTCTGAACAGTTAATGGCACAAGGCAAGTCTATTAACATAGATTCCCATTTGCGGGCCTTTCTGTTGAAAATATCGCACACGAATGAAGAAACAACTTTGCTAGCTATGACCAATTTCCTGCCCTGCGCTTTAAAACACTTGCCCTTGTTTATGATCGATGGAGAAATAGAATCCTGCTGGATACGTTTATTTGGAAGTAATACATCTAAGGTTGGTCAACAACTTACTGAGCACATTTATGCTATTTTGCAAATTCTATCAGCATGCTTAGTCAATAAACCGGGACGatatgaaaatttaataaccAGTATGATGGAACAGTTATTGTCGGCTTCAAGGATGTGCATCATGACGAAAACAACATATGCCGAACAAATAATCGTAGTACGAATGGTTGCAGAATTTGGAAATGCCAATTCCCATATAGCATTGCGTTGGAAATTGATAAACGTCAAGGAAACACTATTCCATTGTGTGCGTATTATGATCTATTTACTGATGCATCCCGAATCTCATGTAACTCATGAAGCATCGATTTTCATCACGGAAATGTGTGCACGACAAGACATTAGTCCTAACAAAGTTCTTTCCTGGTATCGTCACGACATTATTAAGCTAATGATGAGCATTGCCGTAAGCAATTATATATTGGCAGGAATTACACTGCACCAGTCGATAAGCATAGTGAGTTACACATTTGAAAGTAGAGATCCAGTGGATTTCGTTGGAAAGcattataaaacaataatggCAATGTTGTTGCCTTGGTGTCTTCGATCCTCAAAATGCGAGTATCTACTACGAGAAATAGCTGTTATCGTGCGAAAAGATTTGGTGGCACTATTATCCACGTCTTTCCTGACAATCTATACTTACTTGTTTATCAGCGAATCTGTTGAAGTAACCAACAAAAGTATCGAGTACATCATGAGAATTACTGGTaatagtttttttcatttgcttcatTCTGACATCAAG AGAACAGTATCGGAAGTTTTAATTTACTACCACATCAACCCAGAGTGTGTAATGCACGCATTTCGCAGTTTACTTTCCAAGGATAGTGATAATGACGAGGTATCAACAACTCGAATCGCGGAATATATTGCTGAAAGGTTTTTAGGAGTGCTAGCAAATTTAGAAGCAACACTTGTTAATCCAGACGGAGAGAAGTTTCTCAAGCGATTAGCGCTGCTTAGTCTGGGTGACATTATTCGGTTGCTTGGTGGGGAACACATAACACCATTTCGGTTCAAAGTTATTGCTGTGCTCCGGACAGCTTTAGCTCTTCCAGAAGGATTGGCTTTAGCAAAACATTGCGTTAATACGTGGCGTATTTTTGTATGCACGGTAGATGTGCGACAATTAGGTTCACTTTTAAGTACAATATTCGTTACGTTGGAGCCATTAATTGATACATACAACGAAGATATTGGATACATATTTCGATACCTGGTCATAGAGAACAATAGTCTACTTGGTAATAGTCTCTGTGATCTGTTTTTTATAGAAGATACTAATGTagcagaaaatattaaaaaaatagtggCATCGCGTATTCCAAAATACTACGATGAAATAGGAAGTGATCAATTTGTTACCCGCCTTGAAGAACTTATTCGACATAGCAATcatgaaaatttaaaagtaCGAGCATACGCATTCTCCTATTTATGTAGACTTTGTGAACATGGCCGGGCAGAGCTAAATGAAGCTATTTTGGGGCAACACCAAAGCATAAGCCTTACCATAATAGCTACAATGGTAGAAACGCTGACACGTGGACTTAGTGAACAAGATGTAATACTTCAACAACGAGCAGCAGAGTGTCTTGGAGAGCTAGGAGCTTTGGCTCCCAGTCATTTGCCACCTAATTATGCCCCGACTGGTATAGGTTTCGCATTGAGCATTCATTCCGACTGTTTTGCCATTATCGCCTTGCGAGAACTATGCCGAGCATACCAAAGGCAAAAAGATTCAAAGTTTGTCGATAGTTTTTCACTTGCTATACAGGAAATATTAAACGAACGAGGTGTCTCTCCAGAAGCAGATAAAAAACGAGAAATATGGGAAACCATCCCAGAACGCTTGCGACCAATAATGGAACCTTTACTAACATCATGTTATACTACGGTTTCAAGAGCATCGCAGACAGCAGTTGCACATCCGGTATTTAACAATGTTGGATCAAGTCACGAATGGTGTTACCAATGGGCGTGCCAAATGATAGAAAATATAACCGTTAACTCAACTCGTAACCTTCTACGAGCTTTTAAGCCAAGCTTGCGATGTGATAGAGGAGCTCTTATGTTGATGTTACCTTACGTACTATTACATTCATTACTACTCTGCGAAGGGAATGATAAAAGACAATTTATTGTAGAAGAACTTCATGCCGTTTTCAACGGAGCCATTGCATATTGCGAAAGTTTTTCCACGATTCCTGCTGCCAACCGAGCAAATGACAAAGTAGATATAGAAACTGCATCTGCAAATGGATTGATTGTATGCATGACTCAGGAGCGGCATGATACATCTGGCAAAGAGCTGGCTTTGCAATGCGCTAAATATGCGTTTGGGTTATTTGATTTCCTTGAACGATGGAAAAGACAGTACCTCAAGGATGTTACAACAAAAGATAAAGATCTTCATAATTATCAACATAATTTTGTTGTGGTTAGTACATTCCTAAACAACTTTGATAGCAATCTATTGGCGCAAGTAAATTTTAAATGTCATGAATATGCTAGAGCATTACAATACGTAGAACACAGTTTGAATGGCGAAGATAAAAGtataaaactacaaaaaaagttATCATTCTTGTGTGAACTTTATTCACACCTCGGAGATACAGACTCGGTAGAAGGTGTTATAGCTTTGAAAGCCACAGAACCAACCCTGCACGAGTTAATTCTATATCATAATGCTACAGGTCGGTTGCAAGAAGCTGTGGCGTGTTACGAGCGGTTATTACAACTAACTAATATCGAGGAACAATATCCAAGCctaaattttttaaatagtatGATCGAGTGTTATCTACGGCTTGATCAACCGGAAACAGCATTACTTCTTGCAGAAAGTTTACTGGTTCGATTTCATGACACCGCCCTACAAAAAACTCTTCTGGATATACAGGCAGAACCGCTGTACCGACTAGGAAGATTCGAAGAACTCGAAGAATTGCTACTTCAAAGGCGAGCTGATCAATTGAGTGGAGCCATCGATGGTGAATCACGTCACTGGGGAGTTATTTGTGGTTCGCTTATTATTGAGTTTCGTCAACCGGATTATGCACGATTTTGTTCCGAAATACAACGAGCCCGAATGTATGTGTTTCAGGGTAGCTGTAGCAAACGTTCTAGTTCTCGTTCGTTAGATGAACAGCTGGGCACATACGAAAACCGTTATGATCAGGTGTTAAAATTACATATCATCCAAGAGTTTGCTAAATGTGGACATATAATGcacactctgcgcactctacAAAAAGGTCAACGTAACGACGAACTTATTACGGCATCCACTGTAATTGTTGACCTTCAGAAGCTTGTAACAAATATGAACGCCAGGCTAGAAGTATTACAACCAAATGCTGCCACAATAGAACCAATCCTCAGCTTGAGGCGTATACTTCTGAAGGAAATGAGGCGCACGATAGACGAAATAAATTGGGAAAaaatcgacgacgacgaaaatGTTAATCGTCTGCGTCATTTGGTTGATCAAACGATCGGACAACTTTGGATGAAAAGTACAGAGTTAGCATCGCGAGCAAATATGTACCAGCAGGCATTATTGTATATTTTACATGCAGAAAGCTATCGTCCTCCTGAtcttttcataaaaaatgctaaattGCTATGGGATCGACGAGATATAACAGGGGCATTAAAGGTTCTTGAAAGAGGATTGAATGAAATATTGAGCGATGTCCCTGTTTCTTCGGTTGATAATAATCATATAAAAACTACACCCAAAGAGATTCGTTTGATACAAGCAGAAGGTAAGCGTCTTATGGCTACATACAATGCTGAGGCGTCAAATATATCAGCAACACTCAATCGACGTTATTTCAAAGAAGCAGTAGATATGAACCCGGAAAGTGAAGTAGCATTAGTACAACTTGCACAATACGTCGACAAATTGTATAGCTCGTGTCCAGCAGTCGAGCAAAATTCAGCAAATTGCTGGGAAATGCTATTTGAAGTAATGAAGTGTTATGGCAAATCAATGATGTATGGATCAAACTATATTTATCAATCGATGCCACGCGTATTAAGTATCTGGCTTGACTCTACTGCAAACACGATACCAAAATCAAGTGAAGGCACTAGTACTTCCTTCAATATGGCGCGTAAAATCGCACAGTCCATGAATAAATTGGCAAGCAAGTTCAAAGATACATTATCgccgtattttttctttactgCTTTTTCCCAATTAATAAGTAGAGTTGCTCATCCTTCCCAAGAAACGTTCATAATATTGAAAGCCATAATTGTCAAATTGCTCCTCTATTATCCTCAGCAAACTCTATGGATGATTCTGAGCGTATATAAATCATCTTATACCATCCGGGTACGGCGATGTGTAGAAATATTTAACGATCGTCAGTTGCTGCAAGTAGAGAACATGCAAAAGTTGATAAAAGACTTTAATGGATTGGCTGAACGTCTTATCGAGCTTACCAACAAAGAAATTCCAGGAAATCCAGGAGGCATCAGACATTCAAAACTGGCAAATGTTACAGTTTCTATCTTAGTTAAAGCTTTACCAAAACTGCTGGCTGATAAAaacttttcaaatattttgattCCTATTGAAAGATGCATACAACTAGTGCTGAATAAAAATACAGGGATGAATTTCCAACCATACCCTACAAATGCTATATATATTGCTGGAATTTCCGAAGAAGTGACAGTGTTGCATTCTTTGCAAAAACCTAGGAAAATTTCACTCCGAGGCCATAACGGCAAGCTTTATACAATGATGATGAAACCTAAAGATGATCTGCGAAAAGATTTCCGTTTGATGGAGTTTAATGCAGTTGTTAAGCAATATTTATCGCAAGATCCAGATGCAAAATTCCGAAGGTTACACATACGCACATATGCTGTTCTACCATTAAATGAAGAGTGTGGTATTATTGAGTGGATATCTAATCTGAACACATTTCGCGGTATCGTATGCACGTATTACAAACAGCGTGGACTAGGAATGACGGCGAAAGAATTAAGAAATTTTAATTATGAGCGCACAGAACCGCTTGCAAAGAAACGGCACGCCTTTGAAACCATTCTTGTTCCGCGGCATCCACCGTTATTTAGTGAATGGTTTCGAGATTGTTTTCCAAATCCCCATAATTGGTTTCAAGCTCGTTCGTCGTATATAAAAACTACTGCAGTTATTTCGATGGTTGGTTACATATTAGGGCTTGGGGATCGCCATGGCGAAAATATTCTGTTTGATTCTACTAACGGAGATACTGTGCACGTAGATTTTAACTGCTTGTTTAATCGAGGAGAAACATTCACAGTTCCAGAGTTAGTGCCATTTCGCTTGACTCATAATATGGTAGATGCAATGGGACCTCTCGGAGTGGAAGGGCTTTATCGGCGATGCTGTGAAATTGTTTTACGAATTCTTCAAACCCATGCATCAACATTCATGTCTGTATTGAAGCCTTTTGTTTACGATCCCATGGTGTCGTGGAGCAAGATCACGTTTGCTCAAGGGGAATCAAGCCAAAGGGATAGCTATTTAGAACGAACCGATCCCCAAGCCATGCACAATGTGTTAAACATTGAAGAAAGACTAAAAGGCTATGTAAAAGTTAATGGTAAATTGTCACATAATCCACTATCCATTGAAGGGCAAGTAAACCACTTGATTAAGGAGGCCACAGACATAGACAATCTAGCACAAATGTACATTGGTTGGTCTGGATACACATAA